TTTAAGCCATATGTGACAATTTTATGTTCTCCTTAATATTGTGTCGTGGCCCAATGAGTGCGTTGGCATGACAAAAATGTTGAGTCACATGTCGTGCGGgcaaaaccacttcgcaaaaCCCTAGAGGGTCATTTGGACCAAATGAGAAAGTTCAAGGAACTTAATACCCACTTTAACAGTTCATGATGATACATGCCTCCAAGATAAACGTTTAGGGGGTATATGGACTTTTTCCATATTGATATGTATCGATGTTGTAAATTTGCTTCCACCGCTAACTAAGGGCCTATTCTAAGCTTTAACTCCAAACGACAGCTTCCTCGTTTTCTGTTAGCATgcttccaaactactaaacaaagtgttttatgaaaaaaaaattatatatagaagttttttaaataatcaaataaatctatttttattttataatacttaactaattatgtgctaattagCTTTCTCCTTTCGCATACACTGAAAATCTCCCTCAATCGTCAATAAACAAACACATCCTAAATAATTGAAGTTGTGTAAgaataaaacatatatataacagTTAATAAGAAGTAGGTTACTTGAACTattatatgtttcttttttttaaaaaaagaagaaataacgTACTCAGCGCATAATTCAATTGGAATATCTGGCTACAAAACACAAGCATTTTAAACTCTAATGAAACAACATGTTATCGTACAAACAAATCAAACCCTCAGAACATAATAACAAAACCATTTCCTTAAAACTAAACATTTTTGGTGAACTTAGTACTACTAATAAAGTTGGATATCATAGCATTCACAAAATAActtcttcctccatttcacattaTAATAAGATGttttgggttttgaatagattcTTTCATAGATCCATGTGTATGCTTCACATATGTGTCTAAATGTATATGGATGTTAGTAAATCTAGACAAGATATGAAGAGATaaaaatgtcttataatatgaaacggaggaaataataCTTAGTTAATAATGCGTCTCATTTTGCATGCAACTTATAAGCTCCCTAACTCAGTTTCGAACTAAGCCTAAGCCAAGAGCATTTACAACGCTCCACTCTTGCATGTGGCCTTAAGTATCCACCTCAGAGCCGAGCGATCATCTTAGTGGCAAAAGTGGTCTTACCCACCTTCATGTGCCTTACAGAAGACACAACGCCCTGGCCCCAAAAAGACTGGGataagaggggagagaggtggccgGTGACATAGATGAAGAAGGACGCATGGCTTAGCTAGATCGACGATATCAGCTCCTAGATCGAAGTGACCATGATGGATTGATGACTAGACCTGGTGGATTAAGGCAACCGCACCAAACTGAGGGACCCGATAACCACCTGGGATTGGAAAGAGAGAGCTTCATGATTGTGAGTTGCAAGGGGAGAGATGGTGGTGGTAGTGACTGAGGATGCTGAGGAGATGACGTCGTTGATATTTGGTTGTGGAAGAGGTGAGGGCAACACCCGGGGATCATGGAACGGTAAAAAGTGAATAAGAATAAAGAGAATATGATGAAGGGGTAAGTTGCTCCATAAAATGGATCATTACAAACCAACATGTTGTtccgatatgtttttttttcaagttcttATAACTACCTATACATCTGTACCTGCTTACCAAGTTTATCATCAGCATAATCTAATCTTTCTTTGTATGCAGCTAGTATACGCTTTAGATCACTGCAACTACGGCCCACAAGACCATTCAATTCCAccggaataagtctatttttcctccctcaacTCATGGCAGTGTATGAATagcatccctcaaccgcaaaatcGGGTATAACCCATCCCCCAACTCCGAAAACCGTTGCAAATCAACTCCCCGGGCGGTTTTGGaggtggttttgtcctacgtggcaccTTTGACCCTATTGACTTACTGAGTCagtaggtggggcccacatgtcagtgacaaggataaaagaaaaaggtggggcccactgtcaaCCACACTTATCTTCTTCTCTACGCCCTTCTCTCGCTCCTCCGGCCGATCCCGGCGGTGACGTGCCGCCCCACCCTGCCGCCATTCGTCGAGGCTGCGCCCCGCTCTTGCTCGGCCGCCCTTCAGCACCACGCTccgcttcgcctcctcctccccacccccaTCCCACCCTaccgcctccaccgctgccgccatcccCCTCCTCAGATCCAGAGCGGAGGAGGGCGAACGAGATGAGGGAGCTGGCCAGCAACCCTTGGACATGGAGCGGCTTCTCACTGCAGATGGACCAGCCCAACCCGTCTTCGCGGTTGCGTCCATGTGCACGACGGCCACCCCCCTAGGCTTCACCGCCTACACTAGTGCGTGCCATATGGGTTTGCAAATATTTGCAAATCGATTGGGGATTCTCTGGTGACGGTGTTTTGCGTGCTTGGGCAGAGTGATTTAGTGCTGATCATAAGCATCATAGTATCATACACGCTTGAAAAATCACGATACAGTCGACCAAATTGCTGATCGATAGCTTAGTAAATTTGGTCAGCATGGTATGCCACCCGGCAATTTTCTGATTGATACTATTGTTGGGGTACCTGGCTATCTGCAGCTTTGTTGATGGATAACCATTGATCTTGCATTGTTTTATATCCGACTGCTTGCTTCCTGGAGCCGTTTGTAGATGTAACTGGAGATGGAATTTTTGCAGCAATTGGTCTTGCCACTGCCGTCTCACGTGCTACCCCAGCCAAGTCTCCCCCGAGGCCGGCCGCACGAATCACGCTATGCcgcgggccgccgccggcaatcCATGTGCACTGATGTGCAGACATAggtgctggaggaggaggagaaagagcgGCGGGGAGAAGTTGTCGTACATGACGGTGGTATGggcggcgctgctcctcctcgtggCGCTCAGCGCACTCTCGCTGCTCGCCGCGGGGTCTCGGAACGACCGCCATGCCGGCCTCGGTCTCGCCACGCTTCTGCCCATCCACAGCTGTCCCCGGCAAGCCTCCCCCAGCAGCATCGTCGCGGTGGCTAGGCACCGTGATGGCGGCGAGCTCCTAGCCGTCGGGATCGGCCGGAGGAGCGAGAGAAGGGTAGAAGAAGAAGTGTGGTTGACAGTGGGCCCAccgtttttcttttatcatagtcactgacaggtgggtcccacctactGACTCAGCAAGTCAACAGGGTCAAAGAtgccacataggacaaaaccgccTCCAAAACCGCCCGAGGAGTTGATTTGCAATGGTTTTCAGAGTTGGGGGATGGGTTGTACCCGGTTATTCATACACGGCCATGAGTTGAGGGAGGGAATGTGGACTTATTCCATTCCAACCAGACAACGAAGGGCCCACGGCGCAGTCAGACTTGTTGTTCGATTTCGCCTCCCCTGCAAGCCAGCCCGCATGGCCagatcgccggcgccgacgcgcaCACACCCCGTACGTACGCACGCCCATTGTTCGTGACCTGCCCAACTTTCCCACGGGCGGCCACCCAGTCCCAGCCACCCCACCAACACCAAGCTTTCGCGTCTGCCGACCAAGACGAACCCAATTTGACTGCCGCTGACCTGTGGGCCCCACAACCACCCCATAAATAAAGCAACACAACAACGACGCCGTAACGAAGGAGCAGcagttgcagcagcagcagtgtctTCTTGCagagaaagaaggaaggaaCACGAAGGAaggaaggcggcgacgtcgagATGGTGGTGCTGGTGGTCGCCACGACGTCCGACGCCGCGTCGGCCACTCCGGCTGCCGCGTTCCTCGCCATGCCCGGCTGGACCCCCGGCCCCTCCATCCCGGTACGAatgcctcgccctcgccctcgccaccgccttcctccctGCCTAACTCTTCGCGCGGCCGGCGCAGGACGGCGTGGAGAGCTTCGCGAACGGCGCGGGGGTGCGGCTGCTGCGGCACGCGCGCGGGATCGTGGAGGAGGACGACCTGGACCTGCGGTGGGAGGCCGCCACGGGGGAGCGCGTCTCCGAGGTGGTCCTCCTcagccgccacaccgccgtctCCAACCGACCCGCGCTCACCGTCCACCCCATCGGCGTCCCGCACCTCAGGGACGGCGTGGACGTGCCGCCGCAGGGCGGGCGCCCCGGGTGGGCCGCGCCGCCCAACCCGCGGATCGGGCCCTGGCTCCGCCTGCTCCGCCGGATCGCCGCCGACCGCGGCCTCGTGCCGGAGtttgaggtgattacttttcttgtgttttttttttaattttgcttTTTTAATTTCCTTTGTGGAATTGGGGATCGCTGTTGTTTGCattggttgattgattgattggttctCGTTTCTGCAGATTACGCTGGAGGGCACTCACCATGGGCCAGTGACCAACACGCCGACGCTGTTTGTTGAGATTGGTACGAAATTCTCCACACCTTTTCTTTCTGGGGTTTAATCCAGTGTGTTTACTTAATTATTGCTCGACAGCCAGACATATCTCACAAATTAGATTATTCATAGTGATTTCTGGATAATGTTTTGTAACTTCATCTTAGTTGATCAACTTAAGTTCATTAAGTttattctttgttttttctgttccCCTGATTCATTTTTGGACAGGCCAGTTTATCTGTAAGTTGCATAGGCTAGGAATTAATGCCTGCACCCCGTCATTGATGAACGTTGTAttgaatcctaaaattataGGGTGAAATCTTGGATTTTATACTGACGGCCGAAAGGTCCTCTTTGTTCTGACACCCCAAAGTATGAACTAGTTCAATGGTTCTCTTCCTGAATCTACTATATTTGAAATGCTATCCAGCAGTTCcctgaataaaaataatataaataagtATGatatttataatagtagaaagAGAAAATAATCTTCAAATTGATTCTTCAGGCACACAGATAGTTTGAAGTACAAGTAATTATGTCCTCTCTCTCAAAAGAAGTAATGTTGTCCTGTAAATGAACAGTTTGAATGATAGGTCACATAAAAGGATATATCTGGGCAACTTGCGAAAGAAATGTGAAAATACAATTCAGATTACAATAAATTTCAGGTGATATTGCACATATAGCAATAGTACATAAACATCAACGATTTGATACTTAACTCATTATATCATGAACCATTGAGTTATCACTTTTTCTATTGttaaacaaaatattttccTTGCATGCCCACGTGACATTGATCACCAAATACGTTTAACAAATTTATTTCTTTAACTTGTGTGTTGTAGGAAGCACTGAAGAATACTGGGGTAGACAGGATGCTGCTGACGCAGTCGCTCTGGTTAGTTTTCCCGTTTGTGTTCCATTTCAGCATCTGGGCATGGACAATGTAAATGTTTGTATGGTCTACCATGATTTTCATGTTCTTTTTCCTTAGATATCTGGAATTGGTTCCAACTTTATGGTGATATTATTGTTCATTTTGCATCTTTGTGATGCTAAGGAAAGGACATGCATTTCTGATCCTTAGTGTCCTCTGTGATTTTGAGTTCGTGAACACATTGTATTTGTGGTGAAAAACACAATGGAACTCAGTCTTATAATACTTGCAGCTGCTATGGAAAGGACTTGGTCTTGGAGAAGAAGAATCTGTTGGAAATTGGCATGGGTATGTTTGCATCCCCTCTCTTGCTCTCCCTCTCTATTTTCGTGTGCTTTACTATGAAAACCATCAGGTGGAGTTTACCCAGTACAACCCCCCCATACATCAAACATCTTTAGAAACTGTTGTCCTGAGTGGCAAATAGACCGTGTTTGTACCAATAGGTGTGTCTCTCGAGCACTTAGCTCTTA
The Oryza glaberrima chromosome 8, OglaRS2, whole genome shotgun sequence DNA segment above includes these coding regions:
- the LOC127782527 gene encoding D-aminoacyl-tRNA deacylase-like, with translation MVVLVVATTSDAASATPAAAFLAMPGWTPGPSIPDGVESFANGAGVRLLRHARGIVEEDDLDLRWEAATGERVSEVVLLSRHTAVSNRPALTVHPIGVPHLRDGVDVPPQGGRPGWAAPPNPRIGPWLRLLRRIAADRGLVPEFEITLEGTHHGPVTNTPTLFVEIGSTEEYWGRQDAADAVALLLWKGLGLGEEESVGNWHGNGEKVLLGIGGGHYAPRHMDIVTKDGVWVGHLLSGYSLPMEEPKQMNGKSVADVGGMWKHSIKVSYEATKAAFPGGEIIAHIDQKSFKGWQKNAITSYLQELNIRVGKPNDFF